A genomic window from Schistosoma mansoni, WGS project CABG00000000 data, chromosome 2 unplaced supercontig 0108, strain Puerto Rico, whole genome shotgun sequence includes:
- a CDS encoding ATP synthase f chain, mitochondrial-related: MMNFGLLPKEYNARVHGVYFPGTYYGKKDIPFGDVQLGQLSEWFSRRSKNPVDMLRAVSRFYWRYAFRWVMTKRPSVVPFFQLTFSFAAFRYFSDYAEHRSHKHSKYH; this comes from the coding sequence ATGATGAACTTCGGCCTTCTTCCCAAGGAATACAATGCACGAGTACATGGTGTATATTTCCCTGGAACATATTATGGCAAAAAGGACATTCCGTTTGGTGATGTGCAGCTAGGTCAGCTCAGTGAGTGGTTTTCACGTAGGAGCAAAAATCCAGTGGATATGTTACGTGCGGTTAGTCGCTTTTACTGGAGATATGCTTTTCGTTGGGTGATGACAAAAAGGCCATCTGTCGTGCCTTTCTTTCAATTGACTTTCTCTTTTGCAGCCTTTCGTTATTTCTCGGACTACGCTGAACACAGGAGTCACAAACATTCTAAGTATCATTAG